Proteins from one Nicotiana tabacum cultivar K326 chromosome 23, ASM71507v2, whole genome shotgun sequence genomic window:
- the LOC142177022 gene encoding uncharacterized protein LOC142177022, which produces MAVVQVNAKARNLLYNSISGEEYEKISSCDTTKKMWDKLEVTYEGTSKVKETHINMLVHDYEFFQLKEGESIEEIFARFSKIISDLKAFGKPYSSGDQVRKILRSLPTTWQTKVVTLESRDLNKLSYDELRGELIAFEKTHLKKTNQEEKKKTVAFKATTERTDNDIDDDREALQEEIVIVSKNLDGLMRRYRNTKRGRIPPRRSRQYNEQDKNDGKCYECRRFGHVQAECPELKRKVSRGFNKNKSFGS; this is translated from the coding sequence ATGGCGGTTGTGCAAGTTAATGCTAAAGCAAGGAATCTACTTTATAATTCTATAAGTGGTGAGGAATATGAGAAAATCTCCAGTTGTGATACAACCAAAAAGATGTGGGATAAACTTGAAGTCACTTATGAAGGAACCAGTAAAGTGAAAGAAACCCATATCAACATGTTGGTCCATGACTATGAATTTTTCCAGTTGAAAGAAGGAGAATCTATCGAAGAAATATTTGCCAGATTTAGCAAAATCATCAGTGATCTAAAAGCTTTTGGCAAACCCTACTCAAGTGGTGATCAAGTTAGGAAAATTCTGAGAAGTCTGCCCACTACTTGGCAGACAAAGGTAGTTACTCTTGAGTCACGGGATTTGAACAAATTATCATATGATGAACTTCGAGGAGAACTTATAGCTTTCGAGAAAACTCATCTCAAGAAAACAAAtcaagaagagaagaagaaaacagtTGCTTTCAAGGCTACAACTGAAAGAACGGACAATGATATTGATGACGACCGTGAAGCTCTTCAAGAAGAAATTGTCATCGTATCAAAGAACCTGGATGGTTTAATGAGGAGATACAGGAATACAAAAAGAGGCAGAATACCACCCAGGCGAAGTAGGCAATACAATGAACAAGACAAAAATGATGGCAAATGCTATGAATGTAGAAGATTTGGGCATGTTCAAGCTGAATGTCCTGAGCTTAAAAGAAAGGTCTCCAGAGGGTTTAATAAGAACAAATCATTTGGAAGCTAG